The stretch of DNA GAAACCAAGCAGCATCTTAATGAACCCAGGAGACAAAATGCAAGATTTGGAAGTACCATTAAGAGGGTTAGAAATGGCTTTAAAAACCACAACTTCATTTCCTGTTAAAAATCTAACGGGAGAGCTCAGAGATGGTCTAGTTGTAATGGAGAACAACATGAACCTTGGTACTGTGGGAAGCTTACACTTGAACGAATCGTTTACAGTCCCTGAATCTGTTGAAGAAGATAAAAACTTCCTTCAAACATTGCCTAAGGATCTTCCACCAACCCATCAAGAATTACCCTCATTTTTCTTCCTCTTTTGCATGAAACTCCTTCACATAAAAAAGCTAgccacaaaaacaataaaacccagTACCCCAGGGCAGAAGGCTTCAACCGATAGAGATGACGATAGTATTTGGGCTTATATTTTTCCAAAACTGAGCAGCAACCAAAGGCTCATGTACGCATTCAAATGCTCGTTTTCATTGGGCCTTGCAGTGTTCTTTGGGCTTTTTTACAGCAGAGCCAATGGTTTCTGGGCCGGACTCCCAGTTGCCATAAGCCTATCCGCTGGCAGAGAGCCCACTTTCAGAGTTGCCAACCTTAAAGCCCAAGGGACTGTTTTGGGAACCATTTATGGAGTTTTGGTTTGGTTTCTATTCTCCAACATTTTACCATTAAGACTTTTTTCACTTCTCCCTTGGTTCATTTTCACTGGCTTTCTCCAACGTAGTCGGATGTACGGACAAGCCGGGGGTATTTCAGCCATCATTGGTGCCATCTTGGTTTTGGGCCGAGAAGGTTTTGGGCCTCCAAGCCAATTCGCTATAGCAAGAATTGTCGAAACCTTTATTGGGTTATCTTGTTCCATCTTGGTGGACTTACTCTTCCAACCCACTAGAGCTTCCACACTTACAAAAGTCCACCTCTCAAAAAGTCTCGACACGTTGAACGAGTGTATTGGGTCTTTGAGTACAAGCACCAAAGCCCTATTGGAAGAGAACCGAAAGAAGCTGAAGATGAACATTAGGGAGCTTGAGAATTTCATTAGTGAAGCTGAGCTGGAGCCCAATTTCTGGTTCGTGCCATTTCCTAGTGGCTCCTACGGAAAACTTACCAACTCTTTGTCCAAAATGGTCGATTTGCTTGACTTTAGTGCTCATGCATTGGGGTTTCTTCACCAATATTATTACTCCAATGATCATGATAACGAAATCATGATCAAAATTGACGGTGATGTCGACCttttcaagaaactggtttgtTCTTCCGTAACATGTTTTCAAGAGGTTAGTTTGATAAAATCATTGCCTATTCTCGAAGAGGAGTTTGAGAAGAACAAAATGCCACATGATGTGGAGATGGGAAAATACTCAAATAATGATAACTTTACCAACACTCAATTGAATGAAGAAGAGGTGGACATGATTTTGGGCTCTTACCTCCAACATTCAAGAGAAGTTATAGAGAAGATTAATaatgatgataataataataataaacaacaaGTAGTAGTGGCTAATAATGATCATGATGGGGAGAAAATGATCAAAAGCCAAATGGTGACTCTGAGTTTGAGTGCTCTTGGGTTTTGCATAAGTCGTTTTATGAAAGAAACTAAGGAGATTGAAGTTGAAATGAAGGAAGTCGTTCAGTGGGAAAACCCTTCTAGCCGTGTTGATCTGTATAATATTTCCTGTATGATACGTGCTttgaagaaataaaataaaaagcattGTAAACATTATAATTGTTAAGTACATGCAATATTTTTTGCATTTTCCATCTTCacaaaaataagtaaaataaaaatacaagcttttctttttaaaaaaaaatatatatctatgtctatatctattttctatataaaatgtgataTCTAAcagaatttttagtttaatgttattttttttttttgaatttttaagttaatattctttattaattttatgatattattatatatatttaaaaataaaaattatataaatattttttataaagaaatttaaatttaaattgaaaataattaaaatattatagatatttttaatcatatttttaaatttattggtttatataaagaaattgaaatttaaaatattataaatattttcaaccatatttttaattttattattttttttatatattttatattgaaaTGGTTGTAATAAGAAATTAATTGTTTTCCGTTTTAGTTATGGTAAACCGATTCACACACTATATTTTTCGTTAAGTTTGAGAATAAAAAATCTTTATATCAAATTTACGAATCCAACCtatatatatagacacactCAAATTTGGTTATATGAGTATTGATTAAgaatataataaattacaatatatgAATTATCAAATGCTTtacctaattaaaaataaataaatttaaaaattacgtATATATAATCACATTCAAATGAAACACCAATATTgcaatagttaaaaaaaaaattcttaaaaatcaaaatctcaaactttattttaaaaattaaaaaaagtacattacttaattaaaaaaaattaaacatacatatattgcacttaacatcacctaattaaacataattaaaaagaaaactaattatacGTGTATTGCACGTAACATCAACCTAGTATTATTACAAGTGTGGATAAGCAACTCCTCAACCActttatttttgtcattttttaattcttaaaatttcatttattttttttaattaccaaatgaatttaacaaataatttaaatattgtagaaatgtaaatttttttttgtctaaataaaaatatgctTTAGAAACCATTCACAtagtttcaaaataataatgtagaaagaaaaattatacACGAGATTTTTATATTTGCTATCAATATTCTTTCAGATATTACAGCTAGTCTACCGTGTTATATCGAGAGGATGAAATCTATTAGTAAAGTCTCAAAGAGTTACAATTGTATTTGACTTATACAACATAAGGCTCCCTCTTAATATTATCGCATTTCCTCTGTATTCCACTCTACTAATTTGAATTCTTTGAAATGTTGTTGTGTTGGAATTCCTTCAAAGCAACAACGAATGCACTCTTCCTTCGATGAAAGACTTCAAAACAAGACATCTCTCAAAACTTGTATCACATGTCTAATGAACAACACAGTaaacaataaaaatagaaagaaagttGAATGATAcataacactactacaaaaaaaatatttccgtGCCTAGGCGCGGTCCCCACTTTGTGCccatttatcttttatttgatcttttatatttttttctgtttttttcctttgatatttttctaatcttcttctattttaaatttgtgaaaataaaagataacatgCGTTAAATTTCTCTAAACAcgagtaaaactaaattaaaattacactaaaattaatctaaaaataatactaaaaacaacctaacaaattcccccaaactaaacaTTTACTCGACCTTGACacgaaaacaaaaaacaaaagttaAACAAGTCAATCCCCAGAAcatgagtaattttcaagtagACTCAATAATATGATTATGAAAAATTTCACTTATGCATACAATCCATGAAATCATAGAACACAACTAACTAACAATTGaaccactttatgcatgccTATTTCAACATCAATCCGCTAACCCGAAAAAATATTCCATATGATTGCTATACTTAttattctccactaatataaaTCAATGCACAACTAATAATCAAAAGGTCTTTTTAGGCTTGTAGTGTTAGGCTTAGGTAAGGGTAGTCgaaatggtcatttaggcttacctataccataagcttctccaatcatgtcACCCAAAAACTTTCACGCACAatcctaatattttttttttctaattacatgAGAGACATTATTGcaacaactttatatttatttatttattttcaaatttgacacttattgtcagatttttttttcttttcaagttGCTGTCaatctaatttttatttcatattctctcaatttttacaCTTTTTCCCACACACATACAATAAACTTCCCATTCAAATTCTCCCAAACTAAAGATCCACTTATGGTATAAGTAGGGTTAAGTTTTTGGATATTCATGAGTTTATCTTATTTAGGCTCAAAATGTGTAGAAACAAAgaataggttaaggctcaaaaaggGTAACTAAGATAAAAGTACAAGGATGGCTTGAAAGGTacaatcgatccaaaaaaaattacataaatcactttcctagtcatgcataatttattatatcaCCTCcaatagcaagcaagcaagttttagaattttttaaataattttccacaTCTCACAATTAGCATACATAAACCAATTCAATTGCTAGAAAATTACCTAATATGATTCCATGTtcttttaaatcataaaattgaaattagtcaagaatgtaatatcaccaagcacacgaatttttcaaaaaataaataaatttttcaaattatgcttgccccttctcttttcttttctatctcACGTGAAATCTTGGCTGGGATGGAATGTTGAAGCTACAGCACTTAACAGGCTGTTAAGATGGCTATAAAGAGCTAAAATTAGCAAGTTTTGTAAAGTTGTTCTTACTGCTGTAGTAGCTGCATTAGTGTATCATTATGGAAAAATCGAAATGAAATTTTGTGGAATTCAGGACAGCAAACACAGGACCAAGTAACTCATGACCAAGTGTAATAAAGTGTATTTTGCtgataccctggaaaggacattccACTTATATAACTGTAAGTAAATCACACTATTGATTATCATGTCACCGTGAATCTAGTGCACTAATAAATCGTGGGACTAAAcaatttgaagcatataatcatgattatctTTCACAGTgtagacaacactataatcatgaataaaaaTATGTTCGAGGTCTAAATATTCCTTGTCGATGCTTTGTTTGTCAGAATCATTTGGGAGGTTTTTCCTTCCTCTAATG from Cannabis sativa cultivar Pink pepper isolate KNU-18-1 chromosome 2, ASM2916894v1, whole genome shotgun sequence encodes:
- the LOC115721364 gene encoding uncharacterized protein LOC115721364, with the translated sequence MVSFFDHTDRARATLLTCLAAAFRTAIACSIVACTTLYGPESFRSVVRFPAFSYVTVILVVTDATLGDTLRGCWLGLHATVQSLGPAMLSLWLIGPSRFSESVTALAVALGAFVVALPESTHLISKRIALGQIVIVYVVGFINGELDEAVMHPLRVAASTGVGLSACVLALLLPFPRLAFKEVKHNCHLYGENASKRLNNFVKAYTAEDKTTALESISQAKTLAATGTKLIQNIKRFQESMRWERPPLRCLKPSSILMNPGDKMQDLEVPLRGLEMALKTTTSFPVKNLTGELRDGLVVMENNMNLGTVGSLHLNESFTVPESVEEDKNFLQTLPKDLPPTHQELPSFFFLFCMKLLHIKKLATKTIKPSTPGQKASTDRDDDSIWAYIFPKLSSNQRLMYAFKCSFSLGLAVFFGLFYSRANGFWAGLPVAISLSAGREPTFRVANLKAQGTVLGTIYGVLVWFLFSNILPLRLFSLLPWFIFTGFLQRSRMYGQAGGISAIIGAILVLGREGFGPPSQFAIARIVETFIGLSCSILVDLLFQPTRASTLTKVHLSKSLDTLNECIGSLSTSTKALLEENRKKLKMNIRELENFISEAELEPNFWFVPFPSGSYGKLTNSLSKMVDLLDFSAHALGFLHQYYYSNDHDNEIMIKIDGDVDLFKKLVCSSVTCFQEVSLIKSLPILEEEFEKNKMPHDVEMGKYSNNDNFTNTQLNEEEVDMILGSYLQHSREVIEKINNDDNNNNKQQVVVANNDHDGEKMIKSQMVTLSLSALGFCISRFMKETKEIEVEMKEVVQWENPSSRVDLYNISCMIRALKK